The following are encoded in a window of Dysidea avara chromosome 4, odDysAvar1.4, whole genome shotgun sequence genomic DNA:
- the LOC136254827 gene encoding serine-rich adhesin for platelets-like, giving the protein MSYDLLNDWDDTPEDEKEALLVLKTYHHLIYQLLHMDYRRNIEIIRQQCTISAYFDKHLKSGATPKECNDRILTFLEDRFSRHCEYDEFIAILRKLVDMPHAQTILGQMQKKLNQCFVERRKKEKLQTAGVTQSIAAQASNTTSNITSNTTSNTTSSTTSNTISVVDSKKKAKPAVNGPTSNHQPTSTVTENRLTTSTHTSPPAATDTETSISLKTTTATAKPPSITAGIKAGVSVTTGGAQERSAESEMTDIINEQLHSTPGFDILESYRDLVCDSLPADYNTTADRLQTLIGASDHMIQWVLTGDMSQVNHRIYQIVLVYVWCQPHFIKFCDIMEVLADDSITVGLIKALREDLIRHLLSNGHITGEEASHLESKKLFQAPTASSPTEASGAATVSVIHTNPLSSGGTNSTQGVTNPTSAVLKDIAINYQSVPSIGSAMNAVTTTATISTASQPVITITPNTPLSLSQGFSLGAGVLKLATTTNQSSLQQSSLQLTDQGLPQTDNLTVSGDTSQPNSSLASSENGDSNDDHYSDDMTSDPFLEPDVVPSDNGNQATTSKQVVVPSREKSPVASMQAHSTSGGDHGATVVLTQAGVGSGQSEMNQQINAIVDHGLLSYDQIASFLLSSQQERSVTLMKIMEKVNQAQAEASVQTKPITTSKHIVDPTALAEVQGVFEKPDFAMLKARYAEILACFPESFEATVNVLQEVLDPSQIWEIVSATSGHNQKILNTLILKMNSKEDMLDFCDNLEKIPGAPPLLTLFIEQLRKDVVELLQGAPIPAAEHKPLPAPELALMVQQSSKMSSVSTTSVTTSTDSKPTTSVSPAPTDPPSTSKHGDSDKKHDHPTTFTDDDDLMKPLTSKIASSQGKSTTPSDIDDLQKPPTSKIASFHSTETTMTDDSNLKKPSASRMTSQSESGDTQLDKPAVTSQASRSSEMSVVLDHEMVTQPPTTHQTVTETDSSQEDTEAAFNAFNECRPQLEIVDPDAVSRAFIQTGIISKRSDTSQGAAVHLPSEIKRELIWDDIGKAIHVRGAIIFHQLTTILSETPNCFDVSTQLIDAYDRCKNPLAAAAAAATARQHGIHSNFGTLSIASGQLHYSQTPKPSDKLASNNLGMKTPESKTNWLSDDASGTSKRFSNDEKTESENTTKTVPQQVSDSDEATAGSSTYTNKLAAASASTVSSITSTEESVTLEAYNKEVTGVTITTDEMTNNNLPATTTEGGGAPFSSPVPTTKPQDSGISPFEENTAAVATFDEYISVMQDCVDPSVFIPKCISCELLSGDVFGSGVFQTNVMKMEMVLPDVRNNILLNGDEKLVDLIELFRSEPIYNDLANHLEATYKKFKDPAKLKKYKEQPVPDFQMDDEIALEEDPIKKNAALKAFTKYYSVILERTNADVMIITTKCVRYGVIERSPISGAAEFLTDMLKMEMVLKPIKNNIALNGVKVFFKLVKVFQSMGNYTDLAAYLEAAYRRYEQGIESPEPSESLPSVPNADHLTTQQVISSSVGQATGTTDTSVRTKRKVQDGGKYSEKGHL; this is encoded by the exons ATGTCATATGACTTGTTAAATGACTGGGATGATACACCAGAAGACGAAAAGGAAG CACTACTGGTGCTCAAAACGTACCATCATTTGATATACCAACTGCTTCACATGGACTACCGACGTAACATTGAGATAATACGACAACAATGCACGATTTCTGCATATTTTGACAAACACTTGAAGTCTGGTGCTACTCCTAAGGAGTGTAATGACAGGATCCTAACATTTCTGGAGGACAGGTTTTCACGTCATTGTGAATATGATGAGTTCATTGCTATCTTACGGAAACTGGTTGATATGCCTCATGCCCAGACTATCTTAGGCCAAATGCAGAAAA AATTGAATCAGTGCTTCGTTGAGaggagaaagaaagaaaaacttCAAA CAGCTGGGGTAACACAGAGCATTGCAGCACAAGCCAGTAACACAACCAGTAACATAACCAGTAACACAACTAGTAACACAACCAGTAGCACAACCAGTAACACAATCAGTGTGGTGGATAGTAAGAAGAAGGCTAAACCAGCAGTGAATGGTCCTACTAGTAATCACCAACCAACTAGTACTGTCACTG AAAACAGACTCACTACCAGTACACACACTTCACCTCCTGCTGCTACGGATACTG AAACTAGTATTAGTCTAAAGACAACTACTGCTACTGCCAAGCCACCTTCTATAACCGCAGGCATTA AGGCCGGTGTTAGTGTTACCACTGGTGGAGCACAGGAGAGATCAGCAGAGAGTGAGATGACTGATATAATAAATGAGCAGCTTCACTCCACACCTG GTTTCGATATACTAGAGAGCTACAGAGATCTTGTTTGTGATAGTCTACCTGCTGACTATAACACTACAGCAGATAGACTACAGACACTTATTGGAGCCTCAGATCACATGATTCAGTGGGTACTGACTGGTGACATGTCACAAGTGAACCATCGTATCTACCAGATTGTGTTAGTGTATGTGTGGTGTCAACCTCACTTCATCAAATTCTGTGACATCATGGAAGTACTGGCTGATGACAGCATCACTGTGGGACTTATTAAAGCACTAAGGGAAG ATCTTATCAGACATCTGCTCAGTAATGGACACATTACTGGTGAAGAAGCATCTCACCTTGAGTCAAAGAAATTGTTTCAGGCACCAACTGCTTCATCTCCCACCGAGGCCAGTGGAGCTGCTACAGTTTCTGTCATCCATACCAACCCACTATCCAGTGGTGGTACCAACTCTACACAGGGTGTCACTAACCCTACTAGTGCTGTACTCAAGGACATAGCCATCAATTATCAAAGTGTTCCATCAATAGGATCAGCTATGAATGCAGTAACCACTACAGCTACTATTTCAACAGCTTCACAACCAGTCATTACAATAACACCAAATACACCACTTTCTTTATCCCAAGGATTTTCCCTAGGAGCTGGTGTTCTTAAACTGGCTACCACAACTAACCAATCATCACTACAGCAGTCTTCACTACAACTCACTGATCAAGGTCTACCTCAGACTGATAATCTGACTGTTAGTGGGGATACTTCACAACCAAATTCATCTCTAGCTAGTTCAGAGAATGGTGATAGTAATGATGATCACTACTCTGATGATATGACATCTGATCCATTTCTGGAGCCTGATGTTGTACCATCTGATAATG GCAACCAAGCTACTACATCAAAACAAGTTGTTGTTCCATCAAGAGAGAAGTCACCAGTAGCTTCTATGCAGGCACACTCCACTAGTGGAGGGGATCATGGAGCAACTGTTGTATTAACACAAGCTGGTGTGGGCTCCGGTCAGTCTGAAATGAATCAACAGATCAATGCTATAGTGGATCATGGGCTGCTCTCCTATGATCAGATTGCTTCATTCCTCTTGTCCTCTCAACAGGAGAGAAGTGTTACATTGATGAAGATAATGGAGAAAGTCAATCAAGCACAAG CTGAAGCAAGTGTTCAGACAAAACCTATAACCACATCCAAACATATTGTTGATCCAACTGCTTTGGCTGAAGTACAAGGAGTTTTTGAAAAACCAG ACTTTGCCATGTTGAAAGCAAGATATGCAGAGATTCTTGCCTGTTTCCCTGAAAGTTTTGAAGCCACTGTTAATGTCCTACAAGAAGTACTTGACCCATCTCAAATATGGGAAATTGTGTCAGCAACTTCTGGTCACAATCAAAAGATACTTAATACTTTGATCTTGAAAATGAACAGTAAAGAAGACATGCTTGACTTCTGTGACAACCTTGAGAAGATACCTGGAGCTCCTCCATTGTTGACACTGTTCATTGAGCAGCTTAGAAAAG ATGTGGTAGAACTGCTCCAAGGTGCACCCATCCCAGCTGCTGAGCACAAACCACTACCTGCTCCTGAAC TGGCATTGATGGTTCAACAGTCCAGCAAGATGAGTAGTGTCAGTACAACTAGTGTGACCACCTCTACTGACTCTAAACCCACCACCAGTGTTAGCCCAGCACCCACTGATCCTCCATCAACCAGTAAACATGGTGATAGTGATAAGAAACATGATCATCCAACTACCTTCACTGATGATGATGACTTAATGAAACCATTAACCTCCAAgatagcttcatcccaggggaaGTCAACTACCCCATCTGATATTGATGATTTACAGAAACCACCAACCTCTAAGATTGCTTCTTTTCATAGCACAGAAACTACCATGACAGATGACAGTAATCTGAAGAAACCATCAGCTTCTAGAATGACTTCTCAAAGTGAATCTGGTGATACACAGCTTGACAAGCCTGCTGTGACATCACAAGCTAGTAGAAGTAGCGAgatgagtgttgtattggatcATGAAATGGTAACGCAACCTCCAACAACTCATCAAACAGTAACAGAAACAGATTCAAGTCAAGAAGACACTGAGGCAGCATTTAATGCATTCAATGAATGTCGTCCTCAGTTAGAGATAGTTGATCCAGATGCTGTCAGTCGGGCATTTATACAAACTGGCATAATATCCAAACGTTCTGACACATCACAAGGAGCTGCTGTACACCTACCCAGCGAGATTAAAAGGGAATTAATATGGGATGATATTGGGAAGGCTATTCATGTCAGAGGTGCTATAATTTTCCATCAACTAACTACAATCTTGAGTGAAACACCAAATTGTTTTGATGTATCTACTCAGCTAATTG ATGCATATGATAGATGTAAAAACCCactggctgctgctgctgctgctgctactgctagaCAACATG GTATTCACAGTAATTTTGGGACTCTTAGTATTGCTTCTGGTCAACTACACTACTCTCAAACACCAAAGCCTAGTGATAAATTAGCTTCTAATAATTTGGGTATGAAAACACCAGAGTCTAAAACTAACTGGCTAAGTGATGATGCTTCAGGAACTAGTAAAAGATTTTCCAATGATGAAAAGACAGAAAGTGAGAACACCACTAAAACAGTACCACAGCAGGTTTCAGACTCAGATGAAGCAACTGCAGGATCAAGTACTTATACTAACAAACTGGCAGCAGCTAGTGCTAGTACTGTCTCCTCTATTACATCTACTGAGGAAAGTGTAACACTGGAGGCATATAACAAGGAAGTTACTGGAGTCACAATTACAACAGATGAGATGACAAATAATAATTTACCTGCAACAACCACTGAGGGAGGTGGAGCTCCCTTTTCTTCTCCTGTGCCCACCACAAAACCTCAGGACTCTG GGATATCACCTTTTGAGGAAAATACGGCTGCTGTAGCAACATTTGATGAGTACATTTCAGTGATGCAGGATTGTGTTGATCCATCTGTGTTTATTCCCAAGTGTATCTCGTGTGAACTGCTTAGTGGAGATGTATTTGGATCTGGAGTATTCCAAACTAATGTGATGAAGATGGAAATGGTTTTGCCAGATGTCAGGAATAATATATTACTTAATGGAGATGAGAAACTTGTTGATCTAATTGAGTTGTTTCGTTCTGAGCCTATTTACAATGATTTGGCAAATCACTTGGAAG CAACATATAAGAAGTTTAAAGATCCTGCTAAATTAAAGAAGTACAAAGAGCAACCTGTACCAGATTTCCAAATGGACgatg AAATAGCATTGGAAGAAGATCCTATCAAGAAAAATGCTGCATTAAAAGCATTTACGAAATATTACTCAGTGATTCTCGAGCGTACTAATGCTGATGTCATGATAATCACAACAAAATGTGTTAGATATGGAGTAATAGAGAGGTCACCAATCAGTGGAGCTGCAGAGTTCCTAACTGATATGTTGAAGATGGAGATGGTGTTGAAACCGATCAAGAATAATATAGCTCTCAATGGAGTGAAGGTGTTCTTTAAGCTGGTCAAAGTGTTTCAGAGTATGGGAAACTACACTGATTTAGCAGCGTATTTAGAAG CTGCATACCGGAGATATGAGCAAGGCATAGAGAGTCCTGAGCCAAGTGAATCACTGCCTTCAGTCCCTAATGCAG ATCATTTGACAACACAACAAGTTATCAGTTCAAGTGTTGGACAAGCTACTGGTACTACAG ACACTTCAGTCAGAACAAAACGGAAAGTACAAGATGGTGGTAAATATTCTGAGAAAGGACACTTGTAG